In Sorghum bicolor cultivar BTx623 chromosome 10, Sorghum_bicolor_NCBIv3, whole genome shotgun sequence, one genomic interval encodes:
- the LOC8066383 gene encoding uncharacterized protein LOC8066383, producing MEPPPSDLNTHLPPRKRLLAGLRTAVATTGDAAAAEPLPSPPASAGDLATRLREMALAANASASSPEEMIEAARAAAQAAADAAVAARAVAAEKAAVAAKARAAARAAMEFLDSFSSRGAGASRNGNGLQFKVKSRKKHVQVKMLYRPNGTLGLGEAPKPRRRKQSDEEVARNLHRVMNSSPRISHTGPPKRPRTITAGDAKDAVVAPGGGNGEGDTDACNGSSIHVPIEAGTGLPNGCSEGKSSERTVPLLNREGPDVDGQDSSRHAAKSSGDIADNGVWVRNLSAGQKVKIKRKELLLNQNGGKETEEPKESEQPRETEPFVHSFALDESKSNSNGKGRSKPNGNGAEKLAGPADTKTPGDGVTPMKITSVWKFKKLKTSHCSSDSKVLHKVCPPPPAAAETSASVKAD from the coding sequence ATGGAGCCGCCGCCGTCGGATCTGAACACCCACCTGCCGCCGCGGAAGCGGCTGCTCGCCGGGCTCAGGACGGCGGTGGCCACCAccggcgacgccgccgccgccgagccgctcCCGTCCCCGCCCGCCTCCGCGGGCGATCTCGCCACCCGCCTCCGCGAGATGGCGCTCGCCGCCAACGCGTCGGCGTCCTCGCCCGAGGAGATGATCGAGGCGGCCAGGGCGGCCGCGCAGGCCGCCGCggacgccgccgtcgccgcgcgcGCCGTGGCCGCGGAGaaggccgccgtcgccgccaagGCTAGGGCGGCCGCCCGGGCTGCCATGGAGTTCCTTGATTCCTTCTCGTCCAGGGGAGCCGGCGCGTCCAGGAACGGGAACGGACTCCAGTTTAAGGTCAAGTCCAGGAAGAAGCATGTCCAGGTCAAGATGCTCTACAGGCCCAATGGAACCCTTGGGCTAGGGGAGGCTCCCAAGCCTAGGAGGCGCAAGCAATCGGATGAAGAGGTCGCACGCAATTTGCACCGAGTCATGAATAGCTCGCCGAGGATCTCTCACACTGGACCCCCCAAGAGGCCTCGTACCATCACTGCTGGTGATGCCAAAGATGCGGTTGTTGCACCCGGTGGAGGTAACGGCGAGGGTGACACTGATGCTTGTaatggttcttcaattcatgtgCCAATTGAGGCTGGCACTGGGTTGCCTAATGGATGCTCGGAGGGGAAATCTAGTGAGAGAACTGTTCCATTGCTCAATCGTGAGGGTCCTGATGTTGACGGTCAAGACTCATCCAGACACGCCGCAAAGAGTAGCGGCGACATTGCTGACAATGGAGTTTGGGTTCGAAACTTAAGTGCCGGTCAGAAAGTGAAGATCAAGAGAAAGGAGCTGCTTCTGAATCAAAATGGTGgtaaagaaacagaagaacccaAAGAATCAGAACAGCCCAGAGAAACAGAACCCTTTGTACATTCTTTTGCGCTTGATGAATCAAAGTCAAactcaaatggaaaaggaaGATCAAAGCCAAATGGGAATGGAGCAGAAAAGCTTGCAGGCCCTGCAGATACAAAGACCCCAGGCGACGGCGTGACGCCGATGAAGATAACATCCGTATGGAAGTTCAAGAAGCTAAAGACATCTCACTGTTCTTCCGACAGCAAGGTGTTGCACAAGGTTTGCCCGCCGCCTCCTGCGGCGGCTGAAACCTCTGCTTCGGTGAAAGCTGATTAG